A section of the Babesia microti strain RI chromosome I, complete genome genome encodes:
- a CDS encoding hypothetical protein (overlaps_old_locusTagID:BBM_I00945), with amino-acid sequence MINLIIFLPTVLSYVSIVYASESDLGGLLSVHQVTNAENLYELGIKQLDSSIKLLEDAKFTGNRILRDYEQTVQYVAAHIGPSGSFIKFSPVIKRLISQINTLTHGLNDALSHVDPFLSKLMNEKSQLVANKNVISQGAEENISKLSTQSARNLLISIKKSLQTLELGELNSRKLNTIAEKIGTDVRHAIKSTNSTLNILLGYRVTFTLVIDSENILSDSEKFKINIFSHSKLCHGTTNEVVNLQHKAKMLFQKSLSEGLLHEDINMGKNYIIRIDSYAHESNKLASEMNAKNYAMASSVRFIRKDIDKLKRILDDYKNSPHSAYKRMDVIHVEIDKIYESIGTALKWANAAVKSNFSILTATRETYQALENLLKISKKSHSIRSTYTTQLDADSNSGPFYASTTAIGDKHDPDDLYGLKHSGYNTSNNDSSSRYSYYVKKFGGHGSRSNHSTSESGEDDCLNDKCCKNCEKSKPWYKRFGLGSVISGIQNMFGASYQQDHSDDDHYPKFPHSPYIIPTAPPIDLVPNDIHTNTRSNIIKNGVTEKVIPMSSPNSAQSDHEKKEPTSDDNKNDPVDTNSTKIEDVAETKSSIETETVSNDLENKAAETEESIDTEPYESESVGTKSSTGIDNDTTVDQNSGNGHNAIKTTNNPHIQSVNPDFQPENPNNPHVNHYGSFEIQANIFGNQGNLENIQRLQQDPKINELIIKGKEFFELFNAVKMKLMRGSSYLNSKMVSIMLAKIFQGSLSNLCYNFNQNRYYYDTQAYNSALSN; translated from the coding sequence atgatcAACTTGATCATTTTTTTACCTACAGTACTCTCATACGTGAGTATTGTGTATGCTAGTGAGAGTGATTTAGGGGGGTTGCTGAGTGTACATCAGGTTACAAATGCAGAAAATTTATACGAATTAGGCATCAAGCAGTTAGACTCCTCAATTAAGCTTTTGGAGGATGCCAAATTTACTGGGAATAGAATTCTGAGAGACTACGAACAAACTGTACAATATGTCGCTGCTCATATCGGACCAAGTGGCTCGTTTATCAAGTTCTCCCCCGTAATTAAACGGTTAATATCACAAATCAACACGTTAACACATGGTCTAAATGATGCACTAAGTCACGTAGATCCCTTTCTAAGCAAGTTGATGAACGAAAAGTCGCAGCTGGTAgctaataaaaatgttatttcaCAAGGAGCTGAGGAGAATAtctcaaaattatcaactcAGTCAGCACGAAATTTGCTTATTAGCATCAAAAAATCTTTGCAAACACTGGAACTTGGCGAATTAAATTCAAGAAAATTGAATACTATAGCCGAGAAAATCGGCACTGATGTTAGACATGCAATTAAAAGTACCAACTCGACGCTAAACATTTTGTTAGGCTATCGGGTGACATTCACATTAGTGATTGATTCGGAAAATATCCTTTCGGACTCTGAAAAgttcaaaattaacatatttTCACACTCAAAATTATGCCACGGTACCACTAATGAAGTTGTAAACTTGCAACATAAGGCCAAAATGTTGTTCCAAAAGTCGCTGAGTGAAGGATTGCTACATGAGGACATAAATATGggcaaaaattatataatcagAATTGATTCCTATGCACATGAATCCAACAAACTAGCTTCTGAAATGAATGCCAAGAATTATGCTATGGCTTCATCAGTTCGGTTCATTAGGAAGGATATTGATAAGTTGAAACGCATTTTAGATGATTACAAAAACAGTCCTCACTCTGCTTACAAAAGAATGGATGTTATTCACGTTGagattgataaaatttatgaatCAATTGGCACGGCACTGAAATGGGCAAATGCGGCTGTGAAATCAAATTTCTCAATCTTGACTGCTACTAGAGAGACTTATCAAGCACTGGAGAATCTCcttaaaatttccaaaaaatcGCATTCCATAAGATCAACTTACACTACACAATTAGATGCGGATTCAAATTCTGGTCCATTTTACGCGTCCACCACAGCTATTGGTGATAAACATGATCCAGATGATCTGTATGGCTTAAAACACAGCGGATATAATACTTCCAACAATGACTCTTCTAGCAGATATAGTTACTACGTCAAAAAATTTGGTGGACATGGCTCCAGGTCCAATCATTCAACTTCAGAATCAGGTGAAGATGATTgtttaaatgataaatgtTGCAAGAATTGCGAGAAAAGCAAGCCATGGTATAAGAGATTTGGGCTTGGGTCGGTGATTTCGGGtattcaaaatatgtttGGAGCGTCATACCAACAAGATCATTCGGATGATGATCATTATCCGAAGTTTCCACATTCGCCTTACATAATCCCAACTGCCCCGCCCATAGATTTGGTCCCAAATGATATACACACAAATACACgatcaaatataattaaaaatggagTTACTGAAAAAGTTATTCCAATGTCGTCACCAAATTCTGCCCAATCTGATCATGAAAAAAAAGAACCTACATCAGATGATAACAAAAACGATCCTGTTGATACTAATTCCACAAAAATAGAAGATGTAGCTGAAACAAAATCCAGTATAGAAACGGAAACGGTTTCTAATGACTTGGAGAATAAAGCAGCCGAGACTGAAGAATCTATTGACACTGAACCGTATGAATCAGAATCCGTAGGCACTAAATCATCTACGGGGATTGATAATGATACTACAGTTGATCAGAACAGTGGAAATGGACATAACGCTATCAAAACAACAAATAATCCACATATACAATCAGTGAACCCCGATTTTCAACCCGAAAATCCAAACAATCCACATGTAAACCACTATGGTTCGTTTGAAATTCAGGCAAACATATTTGGCAACCAGGGCAACTTGGAAAACATACAAAGGCTACAACAAGATCCAAAAATAAACGAATTGATTATAAAGGGGAaagaattttttgaacTATTCAATGCAGTAAAAATGAAGTTGATGAGAGGATCCTCATATCTCAACTCAAAGATGGTGTCCATCATGTTAGCAAAGATCTTTCAAGGATCTTTATCCAATTTGTGTTACAATTTCAACCAAAATCGCTACTATTACGACACCCAAGCATACAATAGTGCGTTATCTAATTGA
- a CDS encoding large subunit ribosomal protein L3e (overlaps_old_locusTagID:BBM_I00950), whose protein sequence is MSHRKFEHPRRGSLGFLPRKRCRRQRGKIRSFPKDDQSKPTHLCAFMGYKAGMTHIVREVDKPGSKLHKKEVVEAVTIIECPPMIVVGLVGYIESRGLRVLSTVWAGHLSDECKRRFYKNWYKSKKKAFTKYSKKFITTRMESELARIKNYCTVVRAICHTQPSKTSIGLRKSHIMEIQVNGGTVAEKVDFVVSLFEQPVPISTVFEENEMIDTIAVTKGHGVKGVVSRYGVTRLPRKTHRGLRKVACIGAWHPARVQFQVARAGQKGYFHRTERNKKIYRIGLGRNPRNASTDSDVTEKQITPMGGFPHYGMVREDFLLVKGCIAGCRKRPITLRKTLVPQVSRVALEKVSLKFIDTSSKWGHGRFQTSLEKQKFYGPLKRTVIDPVQA, encoded by the exons ATGTCGCATAGGAAGTTTGAACATCCTCGCAGAGGCTCATTGGGATTCCTTCCTAGGAAGAGATGCCGGCGTCAACGAGGAAAAA TCCGCTCGTTCCCAAAGGATGACCAATCAAAACCTACGCATTTGTGTGCATTCATGGGTTACAAGGCCGGAATGACTCACATAGTGCGGGAAGTAGACAAACCAGGATCCAAACTACACAAAAAAGAAGTGGTGGAGGCCGTTACAATTATTGAATGCCCACCTATGATTGTAGTTGGTCTAGTTGGATATATTGAATCTAGGGGATTACGTGTGCTATCAACTGTATGGGCCGGTCATCTTTCTGATGAGTGCAAGAGACGTTTCTACAAGAACTGGTATAAGTCCAAAAAGAAAGCATTTACAAAGTACTCTAAGAAGTTTATTACCACCAGAATGGAGTCTGAATTGGCCAGAATTAAGAATTATTGCACAGTCGTCCGTGCCATTTGCCACACCCAGCCGTCAAAGACTAGCATTGGCTTGAGAAAATCTCATATCATGGAGATACAAGTAAATGGTGGTACAGTGGCTGAAAAG GTCGATTTTGTTGTTAGTTTATTTGAGCAACCCGTACCAATATCTACAGTTTTTGAGGAGAACGAGATGATTGACACCATAGCTGTGACAAAGGGGCATGGTGTAAAAGGCGTTGTCAGTCGTTATGGAGTAACTAGATTGCCGAGGAAGACCCATAGGGGATTGAGAAAGGTTGCTTGTATCGGCGCTTGGCATCCAGCCCGAGTGCAATTTCAAGTGGCACGAGCGGGGCAAAAAGGTTACTTCCACCGCACTGAGAGGAACAAGAAGATCTACCGTATAGGCTTAGGGAGAAATCCAAGAAATGCAAGTACGGATTCTGATGTTACTGAGAAACAAATTACTCCAATGG GTGGATTCCCTCATTATGGTATGGTGAGGGAGGACTTTTTGCTGGTAAAAGGTTGTATTGCAGGGTGCCGTAAACGACCAATTACTTTGCGTAAAACTCTAGTGCCACAAGTATCTAGAGTTGCCCTGGAAAAGGTTTCACTGAAATTCATAGATACAAGTAGCAAATGGGGACATGGTAGATTCCAGACCAGTTTGGAGAAGCAGAAGTTCTACGGCCCGCTCAAGAGAACAGTTATTGACCCTGTTCAAGCGTGA
- a CDS encoding hypothetical protein (overlaps_old_locusTagID:BBM_I00955), with protein MGLQFLCGNISLVTTDRKSISKKLKAHKTTHSRRMMFVNYSIILDNLYLPLLIVPIHCLYNRDYIYLHFYYMMKPSTPEDNVTLNIVVNTFKSANAANFTNNLIL; from the coding sequence ATGGGCTTGCAGTTTTTATGTGGAAATATTTCTCTAGTCACAACTGATAGAAAATCAATCagtaaaaaattaaaagCTCACAAAACAACACATAGTAGAAGAATGATGTTTGTAAATTACTCAATTATACTCGATAACCTATACTTACCCCTTCTCATCGTACCTATTCATTGTTTGTACAATAGagattatatttatttgcatttCTATTATATGATGAAACCATCCACACCTGAAGACAATGTaacattaaatatagttGTAAATACATTCAAATCCGCAAATGCAGCAAActttacaaacaatttaattttataa
- a CDS encoding DHHC palmitoyltransferase (overlaps_old_locusTagID:BBM_I00965;~overlaps_old_locusTagID:BBM_I00967), which produces MLEIPVSWILFLPVVFVWTIILVLYATFIVFVSVPRLQINIEPSLRSIPLQIQAFFEVLILHFLFGLLAWSLIATTTTCPGFIPDYWKNLEEDVIAKKCHERKKNGELRFCKYENCYKPDRSHFCRQLRRNILRMDHYCPWVANCIGFFNHKYFLLTLFYTNLCGCYIFFILFKIVPESFYDPNSTVVELFYISLEIVLVIIYLSINVPFFIFHLWLLINNKTTIELLEQSSNRSDGYKPVNYNFGVWFNLKSVLGSNIFAWVLPIGKPCGNGLEFQCEDIIENDGRGI; this is translated from the exons ATGCTAGAGATTCCTGTTTCCTGGATTCTATTTCTACCTGTCGTT tTTGTGTGGACTATAATTCTAGTTTTATATGCTACATTCATTGTG TTTGTTTCTGTCCCACGTTTGCAAATAAACATAGAACCTTCTCTACGTTCCATACCATTACAGATACAAGCATTCTTTGAAGTGTTAATAT TACATTTTCTATTTGGGCTTTTAGCCTGGTCTCTCATTGCAACAACTACAACTTGTCCCGGGTTTATTCCAg ATTATTGGAAGAATCTTGAAGAAGATGTTATAGCGAAAAAATGTCACGAAAGAAAGAAGAATGGGg AACTGAgattttgtaaatatgaaaattgtTACAAGCCTGATAGATCTCATTTTTGCAG acaattAAGGAGAAATATACTTCGTATGGATCATTATTGTCCATGG GTTGCCAACTGTATTGGATTCTttaatcacaaatattttctattaACACTGTTCTACACAAACTTGTGCGGATgctatatattttttatactGTTTAAAATAGTGCCGGAATCATTTTACGATCCAAACTCGACAGTAGTTGAACTATTTTACATTTCTcttgaaattgttttggtgatcatttatttaaG CATCAACGTGCCATTTTTTATCTTTCATTTATG GcttttaattaataataaaacaACAATCGAACTGCTGGAGCAATCTAGTAATCGGTCAGACGGATATAAACCTGTTAATTACAATTTCGGAGTTTGGTTTAATCTTAAAAGTGTGTTG GGTTCTAATATTTTTGCTTGGGTATTGCCAATAG GAAAGCCTTGTGGAAACGGCTTAGAATTCCAATGTGAAGAcataattgaaaatgatggGAGAGGAATATGA
- a CDS encoding tRNA (carboxymethyluridine(34)-5-O)-methyltransferase (overlaps_old_locusTagID:BBM_I00967) has product MMGEEYEKIHVHSVYSSIYEHFNHTRYKRWPSVDEYLNSLDGKLVLDVGCGNGKYLKHDKCFVIGVDICKELLEISSRNSPSSDLCWSDCLKMPFKDESFDVCLSIAVIHHLSTFERRSQALAEMARVTKNNGELLIYLWSRNQNQNLVGARQFDNKSSDVLVPWKLQGRYSSSECPETHMRYYHLFTREEIEELVQSIDSFQIISITQIYNNWAVHLIKRGLRKNNC; this is encoded by the exons atgatggGAGAGGAATATGAAAAGATCCATGTACACTCAGTTTACTCATCAATTTACGAACACTTCAATCATACTAG GTATAAGCGGTGGCCTAGTGTTGACgaatatttaaatagtttaGATGGTAAACTTGTTTTGGATGTTGGTTGTGGAAATGGGAAGTATTTGAAACATGATAAGTGTTTCGTTATTGGAGTTGATATTTGCAAGGAGTTATTGGAGATTTCTAGTAGAAATTCTCCAAGTTCTGACCTGTGCTGGTCTGATTGTCTCAAAATGCCTTTTAAAGATGAATCTTTTGATGTATGTTTAAGTATTGCTGTAATACATCATCTTAGTACTTTTGAGCGCAG ATCTCAAGCATTGGCTGAAATGGCAAGGGTTACAAAGAATAATGgtgaattattgatatatttatg GTCGAGGAACCAAAATCAGAATTTAGTTGGAGCCAGacaatttgacaataaaaGTTCTGATG TACTGGTTCCTTGGAAATTACAAGGAAGATATTCTTCAAGTGAATGTCCCGAAACTCACATGCGATATTATCACCTTTTCACTAGAGAGGAAATTGAAGAATTAGTTCAGTCCATAGACTCATTTCAAATCATATCCATAACccaaatatacaataattggGCTGTACATTTGATAAAGAGGGGGTTAcgcaaaaataattgttag
- a CDS encoding EBP2, EBNA1BP2, rRNA-processing protein EBP2 (overlaps_old_locusTagID:BBM_I00975): MTPVYIMEDLIILKKLGYELNENERIVLPEDINESRENQKKSEPKFEEIEIKLKEIEYRPMKKLSRLPWIETLCINDPGTDDLEIDINQDKKREEYFYKIAARCTALGLTKLKTMGIDFSRPHDYFTEMLKSDKFMRKIRSRMVSKLNSNSHNHNKKSDRKSKRGKNVRGKDKSSDNDGEKSKKSSNLLMGRKRKYNSDNSNDKGDRSKKFKVKDVKFKDGRDRKGTKSPHKDKDRQKRQSTFKNKRDK; encoded by the exons ATGACCccagtatatataatggaGGATTTGATAATACTTAAAAAATTGGGATATGAACTGAACGAAAATGAACGAATTGTTC taCCTGAAGATATTAATGAATCCCGTGAAAACCAAAAAAAAAGTGAACCTAAATTTGAAG aaattgaaataaaattaaaagaAATTGAGTATAGACCCATGAAAAAACTTTCTAGGCTACCATGGATAGAAACTCTTTGTATAAACGATCCGGGGACTGACGATTTGGAAATAGATATAAATCAGGATAAAAAAAGGGAAGAGTACTT CTATAAAATCGCAGCAAGATGTACTGCTTTAGGTTTAACTAAACTTAAG ACCATGGGAATTGACTTTTCGCGCCCCCACGATTATTTTACTGAAATGTTGAAAtcagataaatttatgagAAAGATTAGATCTAGGATGGTATCTAAACTAAATTCTAATAGCCATAATCACAATAAAAAATCCGATCGCAAGAGTAAACGTGGGAAAAACGTCAGGGGCAAAGACAAAAGTTCTGACAATGATGGGGAAAAGTCTAAAAAATCCTCAAACCTTTTAATGGGTAGAAAACGAAAATATAACAGTGATAATAGTAATGATAAGGGCGATAGatccaaaaaatttaaagtCAAAGACGTCAAATTTAAAGATGGAAGGGATCGTAAAGGTACGAAATCACCACATAAGGATAAGGATAGACAGAAGAGACAATCTACTTTTAAGAATAAAAGGGATAAGTAG
- a CDS encoding RPF2, ribosome production factor 2 (overlaps_old_locusTagID:BBM_I00975): MSVKNGEVEGPKNILLFKAPKCSNSGRQLLRDFRILKRHNSVFQTHMTQHMNGKHQTVKDEAIHLARNYKCGLYCIASSSKKKPLGLEIGRVFNKLSLESVKFKVLDYVPIDAFRRAYTHRNISETSDYAVSLVIAQGSFFSNGSMKQAKEILTDFFHSYNDGKIYLEGVEQAIIISSKEPDLIYIRRYKIGLTCGTGADSPKVQLYEMGPSIDLQLTDSCIPDPELMKKAMETNKKIHITPGIGVDKKIIKRGKNAKTTIMANTVGKVYVPPQNFDQIYTPHAKLRKQRGKEND; this comes from the coding sequence ATGTCCGTTAAAAATGGCGAGGTCGAAGGgccaaaaaatatactGCTATTCAAAGCACCTAAATGTAGTAACTCAGGGAGACAACTTTTAAGAGATTTTAGAATATTAAAAAGGCATAACTCAGTTTTCCAAACTCACATGACTCAACATATGAATGGTAAACATCAAACTGTTAAAGATGAAGCGATTCACCTTGCTCGAAATTACAAATGTGGACTTTATTGCATAGCATCATCGAGTAAGAAGAAACCTTTGGGTTTAGAAATTGGTAGGGTATTTAATAAACTATCATTAGAATCTGTAAAATTCAAAGTGTTGGACTATGTTCCAATCGATGCATTTAGGAGGGCATACACTCATCGCAATATCTCTGAAACTTCTGATTATGCGGTATCTTTAGTTATAGCCCAAGGATCATTTTTTTCTAATGGTTCAATGAAGCAAGCCAAAGAAATTTTAACTGATTTCTTTCACTCTTATAATGACggtaaaatatatctagaAGGGGTAGAACAAGCAATAATCATCTCATCTAAAGAACCAGATCTAATTTACATTAGAAGGTATAAAATTGGCTTAACATGTGGCACCGGCGCCGATTCTCCTAAAGTACAATTATATGAGATGGGCCCCTCGATAGATTTACAACTAACAGATTCATGTATCCCGGACCCAGAGTTAATGAAGAAAGCTATGGAGACTAATAAAAAGATTCATATTACTCCAGGAATAGGTGTGGATAAGAAGATAATTAAGAGGGGTAAGAATGCTAAAACTACTATTATGGCTAATACTGTAGGCAAAGTGTATGTGCCGCCTCAAAATTTCgatcaaatttataccCCGCATGCAAAATTGAGAAAGCAGCGGGGTAAAGAGAATGATTAG
- a CDS encoding hypothetical protein (overlaps_old_locusTagID:BBM_I00980) produces MSPRQRRRGNRYENVCVKIPPNETGQKKAPNGEGEAKFNESETNMQNGSRQQNKNNTNEISFSNSKRPNLTAANKGVHRVLTEAELATFRTSFCDSHQTGQCPNSDSCDKSHCLTWQRRNPYRIHYCPQLCPEIQFVKSSKKMVLFRRCTRGKHCAFAHSKEEELYHPLVYKTKRCSAFPRCTRYYCPFIHFPEEARSGKCAEHMELMRIELETKGELDSFSEETQQQGSNEANNFTEDLQAEGSSYLSSFAEALSTVHVDPDNTGIMDSTFRDTTFDGNMDFSQPMSYADLVRSGGQTNSCNRDGMSRVGYIACPQENLNFVVSQDPCLPIDSAIDYAPGLLNSENNILLNYNDLPQQEMGYAQTSSGGEAFSEMLVNFMSEASDQEEMERIDTNVMGKNDPQIKSKWMRLNDEDYFNSKFDQVLSLNGENWTCEGSIF; encoded by the coding sequence ATGTCTCCTAGACAAAGAAGGCGTGGAAATAGATATGAAAATGTCTGTGTTAAAATTCCACCTAATGAAACGGGACAAAAAAAAGCTCCAAATGGCGAGGGGGAGGCCAAGTTCAACGAATCTGAGACCAATATGCAGAATGGTTCTAGGCAAcaaaacaaaaataatactaATGAAATTTCGTTTTCCAACTCTAAAAGACCAAATCTTACAGCTGCAAATAAGGGAGTCCACCGAGTTTTAACGGAAGCCGAACTTGCAACCTTTAGAACATCATTTTGTGATAGTCACCAAACAGGCCAATGCCCTAACAGTGATTCTTGTGACAAGTCTCACTGTTTAACTTGGCAAAGAAGAAATCCTTATCGCATCCATTATTGCCCTCAACTTTGCCCTGAGattcaatttgtaaagAGTTCAAAAAAAATGGTTCTCTTCAGGCGTTGTACTAGGGGGAAACACTGTGCATTTGCCCATTCCAAGGAAGAAGAATTGTATCATCCCCTAGTTTATAAAACAAAACGATGCTCAGCATTTCCAAGATGTACAAGATATTATTGTCCATTTATCCATTTTCCTGAAGAGGCTAGAAGTGGCAAGTGCGCTGAACATATGGAATTAATGAGGATAGAGTTAGAAACCAAGGGGGAACTAGATTCTTTTTCCGAAGAAACGCAACAACAGGGATCAAATGAAGCAAATAACTTTACTGAAGATTTACAAGCCGAAGGCTCATCATACCTCTCATCATTTGCAGAAGCACTTTCCACAGTCCATGTTGATCCTGATAATACTGGAATTATGGATTCTACATTTAGAGATACTACATTTGACGGAAATATGGATTTCTCCCAGCCCATGAGTTACGCAGATTTAGTGAGATCTGGAGGTCAAACTAATTCCTGCAATAGAGATGGTATGAGCAGAGTTGGTTATATCGCATGCCCCCAAgagaatttaaattttgtggTTTCTCAAGACCCTTGCTTACCAATTGATTCTGCTATTGATTATGCCCCAGGGTTATTAAATTCTGAAAACAACATCctactaaattataatgatttacCACAACAAGAAATGGGATATGCTCAAACATCTTCTGGGGGTGAAGCATTTTCTGAAATGCTAGTCAATTTTATGAGTGAAGCGAGTGACCAGGAGGAGATGGAACGAATTGATACAAATGTTATGGGTAAAAATGATCCTCAAATTAAAAGCAAATGGATGCGATTGAATGATGAAgattattttaattcaaaatttgatcaGGTATTATCTCTGAATGGTGAAAATTGGACTTGTGAGGGAAGCATCTTCtaa